The following are encoded together in the Nocardioides thalensis genome:
- a CDS encoding acetolactate synthase encodes MTSTTPSSDQLTGHAGELAVAVARAHGVDTMFTLSGAHVFPMYDGAVKAEQAGHPMRLVDVRHEQTAAFAAEATGKLTRVPGLAVLTAGPGVTNGVSAIAQAKFAGSPMVVVGGRAPNNRWGTGALQEIDHLPIVESVSKHARTLPTANDVAAGFHDAFTAARSAHRGPAYVDVPMDEFFNVGGGVVPVVGADAGRGAAPDTDAIDRIAGLLAEAARPVVILGTDVWADRAEEAALRFVESAGVPAITNGMGRGVVPGGHELLVTKARGAALKGADLVVVVGTPLDFRLGYGVFGAEDSPAKVVHVADSPDQVSPHAQLAASVSGDLTAVFDGLLAALERGSKPRWHDWVRDLQETVAAATARDLDLLGAEADPVHPARIYGELVPRLAADAVVIGDGGDFVSFAGKYVEPKMPGCWLDPGPYGCLGAGLGAAIAARIARPSSQVVLLLGDGAAGFSLMDVDTLVRHNLPVVMVMGNNSAWGLEKGPMQMLYGYDVAADLAERTAYDEVVKALGGAGETVTDPRQIGPALDRAFASGVPYLVNVITDVDAAYPRNTFGI; translated from the coding sequence ATGACCTCCACCACACCCTCGAGCGATCAGCTCACCGGTCACGCCGGCGAGCTCGCCGTCGCCGTCGCCCGCGCCCACGGCGTGGACACCATGTTCACCCTGTCGGGGGCACACGTCTTCCCGATGTACGACGGCGCGGTGAAGGCCGAGCAGGCCGGCCACCCGATGCGCCTGGTCGACGTCCGCCATGAGCAGACCGCGGCGTTCGCCGCCGAGGCGACGGGCAAGCTGACCCGGGTCCCGGGCCTGGCGGTGCTGACGGCCGGACCGGGGGTCACCAACGGCGTCAGCGCCATCGCGCAGGCGAAGTTCGCCGGCTCGCCGATGGTCGTCGTCGGCGGCCGCGCGCCCAACAACCGCTGGGGCACCGGGGCGCTCCAGGAGATCGACCACCTGCCGATCGTCGAGAGCGTCAGCAAGCACGCCCGCACGCTGCCGACCGCCAACGACGTGGCCGCCGGCTTCCACGACGCGTTCACGGCCGCGCGGTCCGCGCACCGCGGCCCGGCGTACGTCGACGTGCCCATGGACGAGTTCTTCAACGTCGGCGGCGGCGTCGTACCGGTCGTCGGCGCCGACGCGGGACGCGGCGCCGCGCCCGACACCGACGCGATCGACCGGATCGCCGGGCTGCTCGCGGAGGCGGCCCGCCCGGTCGTCATCCTCGGCACCGACGTGTGGGCCGACCGGGCCGAGGAGGCGGCACTGCGGTTCGTCGAGTCCGCCGGCGTGCCGGCGATCACCAACGGCATGGGTCGCGGCGTCGTACCGGGTGGCCACGAGCTGCTCGTCACCAAGGCGCGCGGAGCCGCCCTCAAGGGCGCCGACCTGGTCGTCGTCGTCGGCACTCCGCTGGACTTCCGACTCGGCTACGGCGTCTTCGGCGCCGAGGACTCCCCCGCCAAGGTCGTCCACGTGGCCGACTCCCCCGACCAGGTCTCGCCGCACGCGCAGCTCGCGGCGTCGGTGTCCGGCGACCTGACCGCCGTCTTCGACGGCCTGCTGGCCGCCCTGGAGCGCGGGTCGAAGCCGCGGTGGCACGACTGGGTCCGCGACCTCCAGGAGACCGTCGCCGCGGCCACCGCCCGCGACCTCGACCTCCTCGGCGCCGAGGCCGACCCGGTCCATCCCGCCCGGATCTACGGCGAGCTGGTGCCGAGGCTGGCCGCCGACGCCGTCGTGATCGGTGACGGGGGCGACTTCGTCTCGTTCGCCGGCAAGTACGTCGAGCCGAAGATGCCCGGCTGCTGGCTCGACCCCGGTCCGTACGGGTGCCTGGGCGCCGGCCTCGGCGCCGCCATCGCGGCGCGGATCGCTCGCCCGTCCTCCCAGGTCGTGCTGCTGCTGGGCGACGGCGCCGCCGGGTTCTCGCTGATGGACGTCGACACCCTGGTGCGGCACAACCTGCCGGTGGTCATGGTGATGGGCAACAACTCCGCGTGGGGGCTCGAGAAGGGCCCGATGCAGATGCTCTACGGCTACGACGTCGCCGCCGACCTCGCCGAGCGCACGGCGTACGACGAGGTCGTCAAGGCGCTCGGCGGTGCCGGTGAGACGGTCACCGACCCGCGCCAGATCGGGCCGGCCCTGGACCGGGCGTTCGCCAGCGGCGTGCCCTACCTGGTCAACGTGATCACCGACGTCGACGCGGCCTACCCGCGCAACACGTTCGGCATCTGA
- a CDS encoding thioesterase, FlK family, with protein MTAILRFTVSDDDTALALGSGSLPVLATPRLLAWCEAATCAAIEDDLGPGQTSVGTRVELQHLAASAVGQEVEVSARVVHADGRLRRFSVAVRNVVDGEPGKLAGSGEVTRVVVDAERFLSRL; from the coding sequence GTGACCGCGATCCTCCGGTTCACCGTCAGCGACGACGACACGGCGCTCGCCCTCGGCTCGGGCTCGCTGCCCGTGCTCGCGACCCCGCGGCTGCTCGCCTGGTGCGAGGCGGCCACGTGCGCGGCGATCGAGGACGACCTCGGGCCCGGCCAGACCAGCGTCGGGACGCGGGTCGAGCTCCAGCACCTGGCCGCGAGCGCGGTTGGGCAGGAGGTCGAGGTCTCCGCGCGCGTGGTGCATGCCGACGGGCGGCTGCGGCGGTTCTCGGTCGCGGTGCGCAACGTGGTCGACGGCGAGCCGGGCAAGCTCGCCGGGTCGGGAGAGGTCACGCGCGTCGTCGTCGACGCCGAGCGCTTCCTCTCCCGGCTCTAG
- a CDS encoding putative Ig domain-containing protein yields MLRRAITAAVLVAASAGGVLAGAAPASAAGPWYVKPTGNNAANCLSQATACATVTGALAKPGFQAGDTINVDPGTYTDRPVLAKAAKIIGTGPGVVFRGAAGAWALAVNTTAVPGANVELRNLTLTAGGYVAGGALPVVAAHVSAVDVRITDSSAAVGGGAYVFSGSLLMTGGRVQGNRAVAQAANQGWGGGVYVAPGAALSLDGTTVADNRADASNKSAVAVGGGIASGGLTSIVNARLSNNTAVHPGNSSYGGAVYNAGQTMTVSLTEVDGNSAAIGGAVSLAQPVVASRIDVHDNSALAGGAFHAAHSLSLTNSQVDDNHATVNYGGAIYSTATQGVSLDSTEVAGNEAAVAGGAVMSTAGPTVIRNGSRIADNSAQVGGGVYNSGALTVRGSEVVGNDASFQGGGILNGSASAADAPTALLVDADVHDNSAALGGGGIVNIAKATLSVDGGRIADNVAAGGGGVLVANGSTAQLDGTEVSGNTATSLGGGGIINAGRTTIQRSALDANVAATNNGLGGAVYSGTDVAGAVTTFDVDASTISHNQAYAGSALVAYSTGAGATNQTTIDDTTITGNLSSSVYGAIEQVGRPVTITDSTITDNVAAAGGAGAIYAGAPAGGGVSNTVFAGNLPRACLGPVAGNGGNYGGPGQAGCGLTPAADPQLGALADNGGPTLTQLPGPASPLLDVLTCSGSNPDQRGVARPQGAKCDIGAVEAEQVVPTVDGPAHVDLAVGSSADPAATFTSTGSPLPDLSASGLPDGLTFTDNGDGTGAISGTPAAGTGGVHTVTVTATNEAGSGDHDVEIEIAEAPELSGPTSSTYVVGEPGGPDVFEQVGGHPVATLSTDSDLPDGVAFADNGDGTGTLGGTAQPATGGLYDVTIDGTNGVAPDATWPFALTVNEAPSLSAADATFRVGTAGSAALTVGGFPAPTVTATGLPAGLAVDGAAITGTPAAGSGGVHVVDLTATNGVGADATDSATITVEETASVAGPLEVRMVTGTEASVSYAAAGFPVPALSATGDLPAGVTFVDNGDGTATLSGTPTAGAVGSYQLTVTAANGIGQGHAIAVSVEVVPPVQITTTSLPDAAFGTGYDRAVQVEGGAAPYTFSLAGGALPQGLSLGDDGRITGTPSGAPGTSTFTVRVEDGTGHEDTQQLSISVGKGVSSLVPGPVVVVGNVLLGGNLTATLLGGPGTPIAGATVTFRATNAVLGNPVACTAVTDADGIASCKPTLGGLTAILLAPSVTISWPGDSRWLPATAVAPKKLGPPAPWT; encoded by the coding sequence ATGCTCCGTCGCGCGATCACCGCCGCCGTCCTCGTCGCCGCGTCGGCCGGAGGTGTCCTCGCGGGGGCGGCACCGGCCTCTGCCGCGGGACCGTGGTACGTCAAGCCCACCGGCAACAACGCCGCCAACTGCCTGTCGCAGGCCACGGCCTGCGCCACGGTGACCGGCGCACTGGCCAAGCCGGGCTTCCAGGCCGGTGACACCATCAACGTCGATCCCGGCACCTACACGGACCGGCCGGTGCTCGCGAAGGCGGCCAAGATCATCGGCACGGGCCCGGGTGTCGTCTTCCGCGGTGCTGCCGGCGCGTGGGCCCTCGCGGTCAACACGACGGCCGTGCCCGGCGCGAACGTCGAGCTGCGCAACCTCACCCTCACGGCCGGCGGCTACGTGGCCGGCGGCGCCCTGCCGGTCGTCGCTGCCCACGTGTCCGCCGTCGACGTCCGGATCACCGACTCGTCCGCTGCGGTCGGCGGTGGCGCCTACGTGTTCTCGGGGTCGCTGCTGATGACCGGCGGCCGGGTCCAGGGAAACCGGGCCGTCGCCCAGGCGGCGAACCAGGGCTGGGGTGGCGGCGTCTACGTCGCCCCGGGCGCGGCGCTGAGCCTCGACGGCACGACCGTCGCCGACAACCGCGCCGATGCGTCCAACAAGTCAGCGGTCGCCGTCGGCGGTGGCATCGCGAGCGGCGGCCTCACCTCCATCGTCAACGCGCGACTCTCCAACAACACTGCGGTGCACCCCGGCAACAGCTCCTACGGCGGCGCCGTCTACAACGCCGGCCAGACGATGACGGTCAGCCTCACCGAGGTCGACGGCAACTCCGCCGCGATCGGCGGTGCCGTCAGCCTCGCTCAGCCCGTGGTCGCGAGCCGGATCGACGTCCACGACAACTCGGCCCTCGCCGGGGGAGCGTTCCACGCCGCGCACAGCCTCTCCCTCACCAACAGCCAGGTCGACGACAACCACGCCACCGTCAACTACGGCGGGGCGATCTACTCCACCGCGACCCAGGGCGTCTCGCTCGACAGCACCGAGGTGGCCGGGAACGAGGCCGCGGTGGCCGGCGGCGCGGTGATGTCGACCGCCGGCCCCACCGTCATCCGCAACGGCTCCCGGATCGCCGACAACAGCGCCCAGGTCGGCGGCGGCGTCTACAACTCCGGCGCCCTGACCGTGCGCGGCTCCGAGGTCGTCGGCAACGACGCGTCGTTCCAGGGAGGGGGCATCCTCAACGGGTCCGCCTCCGCCGCCGACGCCCCGACCGCGTTGCTCGTCGACGCAGATGTCCACGACAACTCCGCCGCTCTGGGTGGCGGTGGCATCGTCAACATCGCGAAGGCCACGCTCAGCGTGGACGGCGGCCGGATCGCTGACAACGTCGCTGCCGGTGGCGGTGGCGTCCTGGTGGCCAACGGCTCGACCGCCCAGCTCGACGGCACCGAGGTCAGCGGCAACACCGCGACCAGCCTGGGCGGCGGCGGCATCATCAACGCCGGTCGCACCACCATCCAGAGGTCCGCCCTCGACGCGAACGTCGCCGCCACCAACAACGGGCTCGGTGGCGCCGTCTACAGCGGCACCGACGTCGCCGGCGCCGTGACGACGTTCGACGTCGACGCGAGCACCATCTCGCACAACCAGGCGTACGCCGGCTCCGCGCTCGTCGCCTACTCGACCGGTGCGGGCGCGACCAACCAGACGACGATCGACGACACGACCATCACGGGCAACCTGAGCTCGTCGGTGTACGGCGCGATCGAGCAGGTCGGCCGTCCGGTGACCATCACCGACAGCACGATCACCGACAACGTCGCGGCAGCCGGTGGCGCGGGAGCGATCTACGCGGGCGCGCCCGCCGGCGGCGGCGTCAGCAACACGGTCTTCGCCGGCAACCTCCCGCGCGCGTGCCTCGGCCCGGTCGCGGGCAACGGCGGCAACTACGGCGGTCCCGGCCAGGCCGGGTGTGGGCTTACCCCCGCAGCGGATCCCCAGCTCGGTGCGCTGGCCGACAACGGCGGCCCGACCCTCACGCAGCTGCCCGGCCCGGCCAGCCCGCTGCTCGACGTGCTGACCTGCAGCGGGAGCAACCCCGACCAGCGCGGGGTGGCGCGCCCCCAGGGCGCGAAGTGCGACATCGGCGCGGTGGAGGCCGAACAGGTCGTCCCGACCGTCGACGGCCCCGCTCACGTCGACCTCGCGGTCGGCTCCTCGGCCGACCCGGCCGCCACGTTCACGAGCACCGGCTCGCCGCTGCCCGACCTGTCGGCGAGCGGCCTGCCCGACGGGCTGACGTTCACCGACAACGGCGACGGCACCGGCGCCATCAGCGGTACGCCGGCCGCGGGCACCGGCGGCGTGCACACCGTCACCGTGACCGCCACCAACGAGGCCGGCTCCGGTGACCACGACGTCGAGATCGAGATCGCCGAGGCACCCGAGCTGAGCGGGCCGACCTCGTCGACGTACGTCGTCGGCGAGCCCGGCGGCCCGGACGTCTTCGAGCAGGTCGGCGGCCACCCGGTCGCGACGCTGTCGACCGACAGCGACCTGCCGGACGGCGTCGCCTTCGCCGACAACGGTGACGGCACCGGCACCCTCGGCGGGACGGCGCAGCCGGCCACCGGCGGGCTCTACGACGTCACCATCGACGGCACGAACGGGGTCGCGCCCGACGCGACCTGGCCGTTCGCGCTGACCGTCAACGAGGCTCCGTCCCTGAGCGCCGCGGACGCGACGTTCCGGGTCGGCACTGCCGGGTCCGCCGCCCTCACCGTCGGCGGCTTCCCGGCGCCCACCGTCACCGCGACCGGCCTTCCTGCGGGCCTCGCGGTCGACGGCGCGGCGATCACCGGCACGCCCGCGGCCGGATCGGGCGGCGTCCACGTGGTCGACCTCACCGCGACCAACGGCGTCGGCGCCGACGCGACCGACAGCGCCACCATCACCGTCGAGGAGACGGCCTCCGTGGCCGGACCGCTGGAGGTGCGGATGGTCACCGGAACCGAGGCGTCGGTCTCGTACGCCGCGGCCGGCTTCCCGGTGCCCGCCCTGTCCGCGACGGGCGACCTTCCCGCCGGCGTGACGTTCGTCGACAACGGCGACGGCACGGCCACCCTGTCGGGGACCCCGACAGCGGGTGCGGTCGGGAGCTACCAGCTGACGGTCACCGCGGCCAACGGCATCGGCCAGGGCCACGCGATCGCGGTCTCGGTCGAGGTCGTGCCGCCGGTGCAGATCACCACCACGTCGCTCCCGGACGCCGCGTTCGGCACCGGCTACGACCGGGCCGTCCAGGTCGAGGGAGGCGCGGCGCCGTACACGTTCTCGCTCGCGGGCGGAGCCCTGCCCCAGGGCCTCAGCCTGGGCGACGACGGCCGGATCACCGGCACGCCGTCGGGCGCGCCGGGCACCTCGACGTTCACCGTCCGCGTCGAGGACGGCACCGGTCACGAAGACACCCAGCAGCTCTCGATCAGCGTCGGCAAGGGCGTCAGCTCCCTGGTCCCGGGGCCGGTCGTCGTCGTCGGCAACGTGCTGCTCGGCGGCAACCTCACCGCGACGCTGCTGGGCGGGCCCGGGACGCCGATCGCCGGCGCCACGGTGACGTTCCGCGCGACCAACGCGGTGCTCGGCAACCCGGTCGCGTGCACGGCCGTGACCGACGCCGACGGCATCGCCTCGTGCAAGCCGACGCTCGGCGGCCTGACGGCGATCCTGCTGGCGCCGTCGGTGACGATCTCGTGGCCGGGCGACAGCAGGTGGCTGCCGGCCACGGCCGTGGCGCCGAAGAAGCTCGGGCCGCCCGCACCCTGGACCTAG